From Danaus plexippus chromosome 11, MEX_DaPlex, whole genome shotgun sequence, the proteins below share one genomic window:
- the LOC133319027 gene encoding mucin-2-like has translation MVRLQILLLIVSSVLATVYSIDNEDLNGKENLKPDEKLISSLLQRRRHQAHREEIKEQDVGRYFRRPPPRQTLSSKLSMKVENKYQHVHPNVRPSDKQIHSKQNHTNADDLSVSSKPSIKNISTERVTLKTKNLSRRIPFARRYHPAVTQPITTFNDHHQEEDKVETESTSTTTPTKTTTTTTSTTPEPVVLDTTEKEQIREEFVADSQNVDTLPLKKLKISQEADVMAEIQNSEKLTEPKVTTTTSEPISSTNKKLEETEFVPTSIDLPNIISHNRRRRPHFAKKVHMQPITETVTVNDNLSTSAPTVYATTETEQEKKTIPPSHESDLPSIVIKPKSRRRLLNRDSLNRGSQKFSSEELRKQQIDTSLNEPHSTSTQGIPSTLKIEKSASPLPLTSPKPPPVPTLSPWYDGFGK, from the coding sequence atgGTTCGTTTACAAATTTTACTACTAATTGTGTCATCTGTGCTAGCCACAGTCTATTCAATAGACAACGAAGATTTAAATGGCAAGGAAAATCTGAAGCCCGATGAAAAGCTAATCTCCAGTCTTCTACAAAGACGACGCCACCAAGCTCATCGTGAAGAAATCAAAGAACAAGATGTTGGAAGGTACTTCCGGAGACCACCTCCAAGGCAAACCTTATCAtcaaaattatcaatgaaagttgaaaataaatatcaacacGTGCACCCGAACGTGAGACCGTCAGACAAACAAATCCACTCTAAACAAAACCATACCAATGCCGATGACCTTAGCGTGTCTTCAAAGCCgtccattaaaaatatatctacggAACGTGTTaccttaaaaactaaaaatttaagcAGAAGAATACCATTTGCAAGAAGATATCATCCTGCTGTTACTCAACCAATTACAACTTTTAACGATCATCACCAAGAAGAAGACAAGGTCGAAACTGAATCTACTTCAACAACTACTCCCACAAAGACAACTACAACAACAACATCAACTACACCGGAACCTGTGGTCCTTGATACAACTGAAAAGGAACAAATAAGAGAAGAATTTGTTGCGGATTCCCAAAATGTTGATACTTTacccttaaaaaaattaaaaatttcacaagAGGCTGATGTAATGGCTGAAATCCAAAATTCTGAAAAATTGACTGAACCCAAAGTTACTACAACCACAAGTGAACCCATTTCTTCTACCAATAAGAAATTAGAAGAAACTGAATTCGTCCCAACTTCTATTGACCttccaaatataatatctCACAACCGAAGAAGACGACCACACTTTGCTAAAAAAGTACATATGCAACCTATCACGGAAACAGTGACAGTTAATGACAATCTGTCCACTTCCGCACCTACAGTATATGCCACTACTGAAACGGAACaagaaaagaaaacaattcCTCCATCTCATGAGTCGGATTTACCGtcaattgtaataaaaccaaaatcaCGTCGACGACTTTTGAACAGGGATTCACTGAATAGAGGGTCACAAAAATTTAGTTCGGAAGAGTTAAGAAAACAACAAATTGATACATCTCTAAATGAACCACATTCAACTTCAACACAAGGAATTCCCTCAACTctgaaaattgaaaaatcaGCATCACCTTTACCACTGACTTCACCAAAACCACCACCAGTACCCACATTATCACCTTGGTACGATGgttttggtaaataa
- the LOC116765775 gene encoding mucin-2-like — translation MTRLQILLLLVSAVLATVHSIDKEDLNTKAPPKSAAKLIYSVIQRKRPHVPDEEIKDEDVGRYFQRPPRTTTVPSIFSMKVENTNQHVYPNVTSLDGQIYPKLNQTNAEDTGVSSRTSIIKIPTERIALRTKNLSRRISFPKRYAPAVAQPRTNFNDHHLEEPKVETESTSTTTSTKTTTTTTSTTPEPVVLDTTEKEQIREESVTDTKNFHSFPSRTLEISQDIMAENQISEELSAIQRKRTQVPHEEIQDKDVRRYFRRLPRTTTVPSIFPMKVENTYQHVYPNVRPSDKQIHSKQNHTNADDPLVSSKPSIKTISTEPVTLKTKKLSRRIPFARRYHPTVAQPITTFNDHHQEEDKVETESTSTTTLTKTTTTTTSTTPEPVVLDTTEKEQIREEFVADSQNVDTFPLKKLKISQEADVMAEIQNSEKLTEPKVTTTTSEPISSTNKKLEETEFVPTSIDLPNIISHNRRRRPHFAKKVHMQPITETVTVNDNLSTSAPTVYATTETEQEKKTIPPSPESDLPSIIIKPKSRRRLLNRDSMNRRSQKFSLEELRRQQTDTSLNEPHSTSTQGIPSTLNIEKSASPLPMTSPKPPPVPTLSPWYDGFGK, via the coding sequence ATGACTCGCCTACAAATTCTACTATTACTTGTATCAGCTGTACTAGCGACTGTCCATTCAATAGACAAAGaagatttaaatacaaaagctCCTCCGAAGTCCGCTGCCAAGCTAATCTACAGTGTTATACAAAGAAAACGACCCCATGTTCCTGATGAAGAAATCAAAGACGAAGATGTTGGGAGGTACTTCCAGAGACCACCTAGGACAACAACAGTaccatcaatattttcaatgaaagtTGAAAATACAAATCAACACGTGTACCCAAACGTGACATCATTAGACGGACAAATCTACCCCAAACTAAACCAAACGAATGCTGAAGATACTGGTGTGTCCTCAAGGACgtccattataaaaatacctacGGAACGAATTGCCTTgagaacaaaaaatttaagcagAAGAATATCATTTCCAAAACGATATGCTCCTGCTGTGGCTCAACCACGTACAAATTTCAACGATCACCACCTAGAAGAACCAAAAGTCGAAACTGAATCTACGTCAACAACCACTTCCACAAAGACAACTACAACAACAACGTCAACTACCCCGGAACCTGTGGTCCTTGATACAACTGAAAAGGAACAAATAAGAGAAGAATCTGTTACAGATAccaaaaattttcattcctTCCCTTCAAGAACATTAGAAATTTCTCAAGATATAATGGCTGAAAACCAAATTTCTGAAGAGTTGAGTGCTATACAAAGGAAACGAACCCAAGTTCCTCATGAAGAAATCCAAGACAAAGATGTTAGAAGGTACTTCCGGAGACTACCTCGGACAACAACCGTACCATCAATATTTCCAATGAAAGTTGAAAATACATATCAACACGTGTACCCGAACGTGAGACCGTCAGACAAACAAATCCACTCTAAACAAAACCATACGAATGCCGATGACCCTCTTGTGTCTTCAAAGCcgtccattaaaactatatctaCAGAACCTGTTaccttaaaaactaaaaaattaagCAGAAGAATACCATTTGCAAGAAGATATCATCCTACTGTTGCTCAACCAATTACAACCTTTAACGATCATCACCAAGAAGAAGACAAGGTCGAAACTGAATCTACATCAACAACTACTCTCACAAAGACAACTACAACAACAACATCAACTACACCGGAACCTGTGGTCCTTGATACAACTGAAAAGGAACAAATAAGAGAAGAATTTGTTGCAGATTCCCAAAATGTTGATACTTTCCccttaaagaaattaaaaatttcacaagAGGCTGATGTAATGGCTGAAATCCAAAATTCTGAAAAGTTGACTGAACCCAAAGTTACTACAACCACAAGTGAACCCATTTCTTCTACCAATAAGAAATTAGAAGAAACTGAATTTGTCCCAACTTCTATTGACCttccaaatataatatctCACAACCGAAGAAGACGACCACACTTTGCTAAAAAAGTACATATGCAACCTATCACGGAAACAGTGACAGTTAATGACAATCTGTCCACTTCCGCACCTACAGTATATGCCACTACTGAAACGGAACaagaaaagaaaacaattcCTCCATCTCCTGAGTCGGATTTACcgtcaattataataaaaccaaaatcaCGTCGACGACTTTTGAACAGGGATTCAATGAATAGAAGGTCACAAAAATTTAGTTTGGAAGAGTTAAGAAGACAACAAACTGATACATCTCTAAATGAACCACATTCAACTTCAACACAAGGAATTCCCTCAACtctgaatattgaaaaatcaGCATCACCTTTACCAATGACTTCACCAAAACCACCACCAGTACCCACATTATCACCTTGGTACGATGgttttggtaaataa
- the LOC116765863 gene encoding uncharacterized protein LOC116765863, with protein MYKQKFIILVIVYSAFAALDGYSSQQDPDQFHIQTDEDDERYFLYQTHNGQYRKERRLKDGSVVGTTGWVGADGFLRLQDYIADGQGYRIYKSKTVYVGENRSIGESLKIAKTAPTDSGFHITPAPAPNPHRGTPLFTTTTKAPSIVSSTLNPQSIYPSEISITPSTPTYPSSTFIPKVEVSPNSIDTTSKFNPKPTVPPITAEEASPSPNPYDYDISNTNTLDGYYGSDSSPKGRFDLYNPNSYRHADDWTRRQRPGIYLGDGYTPQFSGYDGVAFRRNGFRYYLPKQYHEEETHNDNERAGSFGYIDPFGIRRVIYYNTAPGEGFQIRKNNRYVGHDATPYDPRPVK; from the exons gTGATCGTGTACAGCGCCTTTGCTGCTCTTGATGGATACAGCTCCCAGCAGGACCCTGACCAGTTCCACATACAAACAGATGAAGATGATGAACGATATTTCCTATACCAGACTCACAACGGCCAATACCGCAAGGAAAGAAGGTTAAAGGACGGATCTGTTgttg GAACTACTGGTTGGGTTGGAGCTGATGGATTCTTGAGACTTCAAGATTATATAGCTGACGGTCAAggatatagaatttataaatctaaaacGGTTTACGTGGGAGAAAATCGTTCCATTGGA GAGTCTCTGAAAATAGCTAAAACAGCACCTACAGACTCTGGTTTTCATATTACTCCAGCCCCAGCACCTAATCCTCATCGAGGAACACCATTATTTACCACCACAACCAAAGCACCTTCTATCGTTTCTTCCACATTAAACCCACAGAGTATTTACCCATCAGAAATTTCTATAACACCGTCGACTCCTACCTACCCAAGTTCAACCTTTATTCCTAAAGTAGAGGTATCTCCAAATTCCATAGATACTACTTCTAAATTTAACCCAAAACCGACAGTTCCACCTATCACTGCAGAAGAGGCTTCTCCATCGCCCAATCCATATGATTATGACATATCTAATACAAACACTCTCGATGGATACTATGGTAGCGATAGCTCCCCTAAGGGCCGTTTTGACTTATACAACCCTAACTCCTATAGACACGCTGATGATTGGACTAGAAGGCAGCGTCCTGGGATTTATTTGGGAGATGGTTACACCCCACAATTTTCGGGATATGATGGGGTAGCTTTTCGAAGGAACGGTTTTAGATATTATCTTCCAAAACAATATCACGAGGAAGAAACCCATAACGATAATGAGAGAGCTGGCAGTTTTGGTTACATTGATCCATTTGGTATTCGCagagtaatatattataatacagctCCAGGTGAAGGAtttcaaattagaaaaaacAACAGATATGTTGGACATGACGCGACCCCGTATGATCCCCGTCCTGTGAAATGA